In a genomic window of Candidatus Cloacimonadota bacterium:
- a CDS encoding TetR/AcrR family transcriptional regulator — protein MASKEEILEAAHMVFAQYGIEKTTLDDIAKECGFKQQALYYYFKNKDDLIEQLMYHIIDDIKKETFDDLKNIQDPVEKIRRYMINQLYSYKKHKRFIDTLRKTDIPMKYLDMAEEIKQNLFSSTYEKIKEIINEGIEKKLFQVDSIDSLIYLLISTTTGYGYTILVRDVNIDIEEIVEKTINIILQGIQK, from the coding sequence ATGGCTAGTAAAGAAGAAATTCTAGAGGCAGCGCACATGGTATTCGCACAATATGGCATCGAGAAGACAACACTGGATGACATTGCAAAGGAGTGCGGTTTTAAACAGCAGGCATTATATTATTATTTTAAAAATAAAGATGATCTCATCGAGCAATTGATGTATCATATCATCGATGACATCAAGAAAGAAACGTTTGATGATCTGAAAAATATCCAAGATCCGGTCGAAAAGATTAGAAGGTATATGATCAACCAGCTTTATTCATATAAAAAGCATAAAAGATTTATCGACACCTTAAGAAAAACAGATATTCCAATGAAGTATCTGGATATGGCTGAAGAAATTAAGCAAAATTTGTTTTCCTCTACCTACGAAAAGATCAAAGAGATCATTAACGAGGGTATCGAGAAAAAATTGTTCCAAGTTGATTCAATCGATTCTTTGATTTACCTCCTTATTAGTACAACGACAGGTTACGGATATACAATTTTAGTTCGGGATGTGAATATTGATATCGAGGAAATCGTTGAGAAGACTATTAATATAATATTGCAGGGTATTCAAAAGTAA
- a CDS encoding efflux RND transporter permease subunit, protein MSIANFSVNHSKLINMIMIIVFIVGIYTLIFMPKEEMPSIDFGAFYIVVTYRGVSPEEMENLVVKKLEEQIVNLDDVDYYSSTCSAGRATIFIRMEPNADIEKSWSDLNTEIQKATDLPDGADDPILVRLNMREVNEICTVALGGDFSANAIREIADDFKDEILNLENIANVEIAGTRDREIWVENDVNKLDQYGLSIYEIVNAITNRNKNVPAGDIKFGRAEFLIRTVGEFETVDEIKNVIVRMDENGRAIRIGNVATVIDTLEEQVTIGKLNGDKAVNVNIYMDAEGNIIQVMKNVRKASEDFVGKIPGLNLEVRNDGSIEVKNSLFTLGNNALIGIILVFITLFIFIGWRNALFAAWGIPFSFFLTFLIMDLLGVTMNNLSLFALILVIGMIVDDAIIVLENVHRYREQGMSAKEAAIKGTNEIMWPVVAAVATTIAAFLPMLLMKGMMGKFMSVFPIVVSIALFSSLLECLIILPSHIADFSGKKGENLKDKTHKLHAWLTKVYKYLIIRALKYRYVSVIIIIAALLLALGAFGMGLVKFEFFPSGTPKTIILNLETPVGTSLDKTNDVVSQIERFIQNMEESKDVEAIVATVGQYTEHHRSQVETSNAEVKIDLVDADDLTYSIERIKGTIRKYLDTVPGLFSYKFIEGERGGPPTDADIELRIIGNNIDKLESIGSYVISILEDIPGVTDLETSMDDGKKEIKILPKHDKLGLYGLDVNSVASVVSIASYGAPVSKFRGGELDEYDIVVRVQEDQIDDVSDLKEIKIRTTTGALIPLKELADFEITAGYSQIEHYNGNRVLTVNGNTTTYDDNGKMVKQTPDEVTNILKGNTLTGTTGILSNFTERFPGYQLQYGGVTQQRTEVYNSLYVALVVALILIFAILAAKFNSYVQPFIVMLTIPFAIIGVIFGLIITGLPFSMMTLIAVLALAGVVVNDSLVLVDFVNSERERGVDRWNSLINAGTVRLRPILMTTVTTIAGFMPILLSSSSQVESWKPIAVSIAFGLAFATLLTLFIIPVVYSYIDSIFGKFGMTRFKTHKKFDECVECGRKKKK, encoded by the coding sequence ATGTCTATAGCAAATTTTTCAGTAAATCACAGCAAACTGATAAACATGATAATGATCATCGTGTTCATCGTTGGCATCTACACACTTATTTTCATGCCCAAAGAAGAGATGCCGTCTATTGATTTTGGGGCATTTTATATCGTTGTAACATACAGAGGTGTTTCTCCTGAAGAGATGGAAAATCTTGTTGTGAAGAAGCTCGAGGAGCAGATCGTTAATCTGGATGATGTTGACTATTATTCTTCGACTTGTTCTGCTGGAAGAGCGACAATTTTTATCAGGATGGAACCGAATGCTGATATCGAGAAGTCTTGGTCGGATTTGAATACAGAAATACAAAAAGCAACTGATCTTCCTGATGGTGCTGATGATCCCATTCTTGTACGTCTTAATATGAGAGAGGTTAATGAGATCTGTACAGTTGCTCTTGGTGGAGATTTTTCTGCAAATGCAATTCGTGAGATTGCAGACGACTTCAAAGATGAGATCCTGAATCTTGAGAATATAGCAAATGTCGAGATTGCTGGTACGCGGGATCGTGAGATCTGGGTAGAAAATGATGTGAACAAACTCGATCAATACGGTTTGAGTATATATGAAATTGTTAATGCTATAACGAATAGAAATAAAAATGTACCGGCTGGTGATATCAAATTCGGGCGCGCAGAATTTCTTATTCGAACTGTTGGTGAGTTCGAAACAGTGGATGAAATAAAAAACGTGATCGTTCGTATGGATGAAAATGGCAGAGCTATTCGTATTGGAAATGTTGCTACCGTTATAGATACCCTTGAGGAGCAGGTTACGATAGGTAAACTCAATGGGGATAAGGCAGTGAATGTTAATATCTATATGGATGCTGAGGGAAATATTATCCAGGTGATGAAAAACGTTCGCAAAGCTTCCGAAGATTTTGTTGGTAAAATACCCGGTTTAAATCTGGAAGTGCGTAACGACGGCTCGATCGAAGTGAAGAACAGCCTTTTTACACTCGGTAATAATGCATTGATCGGTATCATACTCGTGTTCATCACATTATTCATTTTTATCGGCTGGAGGAATGCTCTCTTTGCTGCATGGGGAATTCCATTCAGTTTTTTTCTGACCTTCCTGATCATGGACTTACTTGGCGTAACCATGAACAATCTCAGCTTGTTTGCGCTTATTCTTGTAATTGGAATGATTGTTGATGATGCAATTATCGTACTCGAAAATGTACATCGATATCGCGAGCAGGGTATGAGTGCAAAAGAAGCAGCTATTAAAGGTACTAATGAGATCATGTGGCCCGTGGTAGCAGCGGTGGCAACAACGATTGCAGCTTTTTTGCCGATGCTTCTTATGAAGGGTATGATGGGCAAGTTCATGAGCGTGTTTCCCATTGTTGTTTCGATAGCACTCTTTTCATCATTGCTCGAATGCCTGATCATCCTTCCTTCTCATATAGCAGATTTCAGCGGAAAAAAAGGAGAAAATCTAAAAGATAAAACCCATAAGCTGCATGCATGGCTCACAAAGGTTTATAAATATCTTATTATCAGGGCTTTGAAATATCGATATGTTTCTGTCATTATCATTATCGCTGCTTTGTTGCTTGCACTTGGCGCTTTCGGAATGGGGTTGGTTAAATTTGAGTTCTTCCCATCAGGTACCCCTAAAACCATCATACTCAATCTTGAAACACCCGTTGGAACGAGCCTTGATAAAACCAATGATGTAGTATCTCAAATCGAAAGATTCATTCAGAATATGGAAGAAAGTAAGGATGTCGAGGCTATTGTTGCAACGGTGGGGCAATACACAGAACATCACAGATCACAGGTTGAAACATCTAATGCAGAAGTAAAGATCGATCTGGTGGATGCCGATGATCTGACGTACTCGATCGAACGGATAAAGGGTACGATCAGGAAATATCTCGATACTGTACCCGGTCTCTTCTCATACAAATTTATTGAAGGAGAGAGAGGTGGACCGCCAACAGATGCTGATATTGAGTTGCGAATTATCGGGAACAATATCGATAAACTTGAAAGTATCGGCAGCTATGTGATATCCATCTTGGAAGATATTCCCGGTGTAACTGATCTGGAAACGAGTATGGATGACGGCAAAAAGGAGATAAAAATCCTGCCCAAGCACGATAAACTGGGATTGTATGGCCTGGATGTTAACAGTGTCGCATCAGTTGTGTCTATTGCGTCCTATGGAGCGCCGGTTTCAAAATTCCGTGGTGGAGAACTCGATGAATATGACATCGTTGTACGTGTTCAGGAAGATCAGATAGATGATGTTTCCGATCTAAAAGAGATTAAAATTAGAACCACAACAGGTGCTCTTATTCCCTTGAAAGAATTGGCAGATTTTGAGATAACAGCTGGATATTCGCAGATTGAACATTATAATGGAAACAGAGTTCTAACTGTTAATGGAAATACAACAACCTATGATGATAATGGAAAAATGGTAAAGCAAACTCCCGATGAAGTAACGAATATTCTCAAGGGAAATACCCTTACCGGTACAACCGGTATACTCAGTAACTTCACAGAGCGTTTCCCGGGATATCAGTTACAATATGGCGGTGTGACGCAGCAGAGAACCGAGGTATATAATTCACTCTATGTAGCGTTAGTCGTTGCGTTGATCCTCATCTTTGCGATTCTTGCTGCGAAGTTCAATTCCTATGTGCAACCGTTCATTGTTATGCTCACGATTCCGTTTGCGATCATCGGAGTCATATTCGGTCTTATTATTACAGGTCTGCCCTTCTCAATGATGACGTTGATCGCTGTACTTGCACTTGCGGGAGTTGTTGTAAATGATTCCCTCGTGCTTGTCGATTTTGTTAATAGCGAGCGTGAGAGGGGTGTTGACCGCTGGAATTCACTGATAAACGCAGGTACTGTTCGTCTTCGTCCAATCCTGATGACAACGGTCACAACGATTGCTGGTTTTATGCCGATTCTTCTGTCGTCATCAAGCCAGGTGGAAAGCTGGAAACCAATTGCAGTCAGTATTGCATTTGGATTGGCTTTTGCAACATTGCTTACGCTTTTCATCATTCCCGTTGTCTATTCATATATTGATTCTATATTCGGAAAATTCGGTATGACCAGATTCAAAACACACAAGAAGTTCGACGAGTGTGTTGAATGTGGACGTAAAAAGAAGAAGTAA
- a CDS encoding TolC family protein, with product MKKLSLITVIIIIFTTLLVAERYELKLSDCIQRALENNKELQKARAEVEKMKQEYNNIRGSLLPQISLNAGYQLSQSHLPKSALMDIPSLSDMIYGTGDLTGIPTENDSLEIYNDQIIAGYVDGAFADFVPSELQKEAAAFAQIKLDQVVFMGGKLIKGIRIAGKIKNMQQKNYLLVQQDVIFKTKDMFYKVLLLEQLVDIQKEALDLAYQYQQQVKNMFAQGLVSEYDLLRARLQTANLEPEVIQAENNYTLLLESFKNHLGIEDEKVEFSGEFLLPEIKLMSLEEAIQHGKQDRIELDLASINVEINKVVLSIQKGNLLPNIFISAEYQKYAGSSGRYKITYDDIGDTYQVGVGLSIPLFTGFSNTAKIAKARQDLKMAKLSYLQLEEGIELDIKNSYLTFKNAKLKVESQKQNVKLAEKGFTIAQARYENQVAVQLEVLDAQVQLKSARLNHLQALYDAIISYEQLKKAIGIQL from the coding sequence ATGAAAAAGTTAAGTTTGATTACAGTAATCATTATTATTTTTACTACTCTTCTTGTGGCTGAGAGGTACGAACTCAAACTCTCTGATTGTATTCAACGTGCACTGGAAAATAACAAGGAGCTGCAGAAGGCACGGGCTGAAGTTGAAAAAATGAAGCAGGAGTACAATAATATACGCGGAAGTTTGCTGCCACAGATTAGTCTGAATGCTGGATATCAACTCTCACAATCACATCTACCAAAGTCAGCACTTATGGATATCCCGTCACTATCGGATATGATCTATGGCACAGGAGACCTTACAGGTATTCCCACCGAAAATGACAGCCTTGAGATCTATAATGACCAAATCATTGCTGGCTATGTGGATGGAGCATTCGCAGATTTCGTGCCGTCCGAACTTCAAAAAGAAGCAGCAGCATTTGCACAAATCAAACTGGATCAGGTTGTGTTTATGGGCGGAAAACTGATCAAAGGAATACGCATTGCCGGTAAGATCAAGAATATGCAGCAGAAGAATTACTTGCTTGTTCAACAGGATGTAATATTCAAAACTAAGGACATGTTCTACAAAGTATTGCTTCTGGAGCAGTTGGTTGATATTCAAAAGGAAGCACTTGATCTAGCTTATCAGTACCAGCAACAGGTGAAGAATATGTTTGCGCAGGGTTTGGTCTCGGAATATGACCTTTTGCGTGCTAGACTGCAGACAGCAAATCTCGAACCAGAAGTTATTCAAGCAGAAAATAATTATACCCTTTTATTAGAGAGTTTCAAGAATCATCTTGGTATAGAGGATGAAAAAGTAGAATTTTCAGGGGAGTTTCTTCTTCCAGAAATTAAACTGATGTCGCTTGAAGAAGCAATCCAGCATGGTAAACAAGATAGGATCGAACTTGATCTTGCATCGATAAATGTTGAGATCAACAAGGTTGTGCTATCCATTCAGAAGGGGAATTTACTGCCTAATATTTTTATTTCTGCTGAATATCAGAAGTATGCAGGATCATCAGGCAGGTACAAAATCACCTATGATGATATCGGAGACACCTATCAGGTAGGAGTGGGACTATCTATACCGCTCTTTACAGGATTTTCCAATACAGCAAAGATCGCAAAAGCCAGACAGGATCTAAAAATGGCAAAGTTGTCCTATCTTCAGCTCGAAGAAGGAATTGAACTGGATATCAAGAATTCCTATTTGACATTCAAGAATGCTAAACTCAAAGTAGAGAGTCAGAAACAAAATGTGAAACTTGCAGAAAAGGGATTTACAATAGCTCAAGCGCGGTATGAGAATCAGGTTGCAGTTCAACTTGAAGTTCTGGATGCGCAGGTGCAGTTAAAATCAGCACGTCTTAATCATTTACAAGCATTATATGACGCAATTATTTCCTATGAACAGCTCAAAAAGGCTATAGGGATCCAATTATAG
- a CDS encoding efflux RND transporter periplasmic adaptor subunit translates to MKKNKSIIIFAIILILVYSGCSRKEQIASKNIEQIHKEEGVPIKILILEPSSFELWLSYNAPLKGIRQTNVASMVQAEVEKVNAVVGSQVTEGDVLVEFPEDTPSAQFLQAKSAYENAQTTYDRLINLFEIGGISKQDLDGAETAYKVSKANWDAVRKMIKAEAPISGIVTTVDVKVSDNVFPGDILFIVSDTEKMKARVWVTEQEVCDIKKGMKAEASWLRNTLSGSVTQIGLALDSNLQAFPVDIVFDNPDNIHACGVTARIKILVYNNAEALKVARKNIREDENGYYVYILKDGQAVKRAITLGQQNGTEVEVLTGLKSGDKIITEGLNMIKDGVKVKVIQ, encoded by the coding sequence ATGAAAAAAAACAAATCCATAATCATCTTTGCAATTATCCTGATTCTTGTATATTCAGGTTGCAGCAGAAAAGAACAAATAGCATCCAAAAATATTGAACAGATACATAAAGAGGAGGGTGTTCCAATAAAGATACTCATCCTTGAACCTTCGTCGTTCGAACTATGGCTTTCATACAATGCACCCCTTAAAGGTATACGTCAGACAAATGTTGCAAGTATGGTACAAGCTGAAGTTGAAAAAGTAAATGCTGTAGTTGGGTCACAGGTTACAGAAGGAGATGTGCTGGTGGAATTTCCAGAAGATACTCCTTCGGCACAATTTCTTCAAGCAAAATCCGCCTACGAAAATGCACAAACAACATATGATCGCTTGATAAATCTTTTTGAGATCGGTGGAATTTCTAAGCAGGATCTTGATGGTGCAGAAACTGCATACAAAGTGAGCAAAGCGAACTGGGATGCAGTACGCAAAATGATCAAAGCGGAAGCTCCCATATCAGGCATTGTAACGACAGTTGATGTGAAGGTTTCTGATAATGTGTTTCCCGGAGATATTTTGTTCATTGTATCTGATACAGAAAAGATGAAAGCACGGGTTTGGGTTACGGAGCAGGAGGTCTGTGATATTAAAAAAGGAATGAAAGCGGAAGCATCATGGCTGAGAAACACCCTTTCCGGTAGCGTAACTCAGATCGGTCTCGCTCTGGATAGTAACCTGCAGGCATTTCCTGTTGATATAGTGTTTGATAATCCTGATAATATACACGCCTGTGGGGTGACTGCGAGGATCAAAATTCTCGTATACAACAATGCCGAAGCACTCAAGGTAGCCCGGAAGAATATTCGCGAAGATGAAAACGGATATTATGTTTATATACTCAAAGATGGGCAGGCAGTGAAACGAGCAATTACTCTGGGACAACAAAACGGAACAGAAGTGGAAGTACTTACCGGTTTGAAATCAGGTGATAAGATCATTACCGAAGGCTTGAACATGATAAAAGACGGCGTCAAAGTCAAAGTGATACAATAA
- a CDS encoding efflux RND transporter periplasmic adaptor subunit, with protein MNTKYVIKIIILIGMTVLLLNACSKPGGFGATNKEMVPTSVIVEVVQPGDLEEYIKVVGTLEGITDITLSSEVNGKITEVFKELGDWVDKGVPIGSIDNTDLKNYVDQAEASLLAAQASFESAQLNLTTSEKLYNDGKISKMSYLEAQIGFKSAQAGLEAAKAGLASAKRALSNSLFTAPVSGYITHINLEIGQMIGAGSPVCTIVNTKKLVIKTGIGESDILVVKKGQHVRIHYGENGYDIDGVITGVGIKPLAGTANYPIEITIDNKDRMLLPGMVVEGYILAHVYEDVIYTSLNNISEKYDEKLVFVIDEENVAHKVMIDLGYEVDRNVIIKQGLKPGDKLVREGYENLQEGTKVVIKSVYQSDSSS; from the coding sequence ATGAATACAAAATATGTAATAAAGATAATCATACTCATTGGAATGACAGTGTTATTGCTTAACGCATGTTCAAAACCTGGTGGTTTTGGCGCTACGAATAAAGAGATGGTGCCTACATCTGTCATTGTGGAAGTTGTCCAACCCGGCGATCTTGAGGAATATATTAAGGTCGTTGGCACCCTCGAAGGTATTACTGACATCACACTTTCAAGCGAAGTGAATGGTAAGATAACTGAGGTGTTTAAAGAACTCGGAGATTGGGTGGACAAAGGTGTACCGATTGGCAGCATCGATAATACAGACTTGAAAAACTATGTTGACCAGGCAGAAGCTTCGCTGCTGGCTGCTCAGGCGTCATTCGAAAGTGCACAGCTTAATCTTACGACTTCCGAGAAACTCTATAATGATGGAAAGATATCTAAAATGTCCTACCTTGAAGCGCAGATTGGTTTTAAAAGTGCGCAGGCAGGTCTGGAAGCTGCGAAGGCAGGACTTGCAAGCGCAAAGAGAGCATTAAGCAACTCCCTTTTTACTGCACCTGTTTCCGGGTATATTACACATATCAATTTAGAGATCGGACAAATGATCGGCGCAGGGAGTCCTGTGTGTACGATCGTCAATACGAAGAAGCTTGTGATCAAAACTGGTATTGGTGAAAGCGATATCCTCGTTGTTAAGAAGGGTCAGCATGTACGCATTCATTATGGTGAGAATGGTTATGATATCGATGGTGTTATTACGGGTGTCGGGATCAAACCTCTTGCTGGAACTGCTAATTATCCGATAGAAATTACAATTGATAATAAAGATAGGATGCTCCTTCCGGGAATGGTTGTCGAGGGTTATATTCTTGCTCATGTATATGAGGATGTAATCTATACGTCACTCAATAATATATCCGAAAAGTACGACGAAAAACTGGTATTTGTTATTGATGAGGAGAATGTTGCACATAAAGTAATGATCGACCTCGGGTACGAAGTCGACCGTAATGTCATTATAAAGCAAGGGTTGAAGCCAGGCGATAAACTCGTCAGAGAAGGATATGAAAATCTACAAGAAGGAACAAAAGTAGTTATCAAATCCGTATATCAATCCGATTCATCTTCCTAA
- a CDS encoding efflux RND transporter permease subunit translates to MILSKLSINRPVMITMIILVFIVFGLLAYFSLPLNLMPDVEFPFVTVQVIYPGAGPLEIESQVVKKIEDAISTISRIDYIESYAVENFGFVLIRFELGKDVNIASQEVKDKIEAIKNNLPSDAESPVISRFDVNASPIMNLVFTGNIPGTELYEIADKLLKDRLSQIEGVAQVELSGGREREIHIELDEKVVFQNEISLPQLAQILAAHNIDMPGGSFTKADQEYSVRLNGRFEDIKTLEELEIPTHYGVKQLRQIAEIKDTGSDVRQRTTYFNNLENYKQENVIKIDIIKSVDGNPVEISDQVRKELPGIRALIPDNTELSIIDDDADFIQAAVDDTLGNIILGIVLTGIILFFFLHDLRSTIIVALAMPTSIISTFLLLQISGFTINVLTLMGLSTAVGILVTNSVVVIENIFRHIRMGNRRKEAANKGTSEIAVAVFASTLTNIVVFLPLATMGSIAGQFFKEFALTVTFATVFSLLISFTLTPMLASLILPEDHDKKKGKVAHCFDRMFDQLDNFYKNVLRILLRRKLISGGAIVIAFILFVLSFGVASRIGFEFMPNLDEGNLSIDVELPQGYSLQETAEVFQAIEERITTHPEVKHMIANIGSQGWVDKATNLGSAEVKLVDVDKRDFSTNDMIALLMQDVADIPNAKINVHAESGIGGGGIEFFLQGQVIEILEELKNEIVEKCADVYGLENFDNSSRAGKPEITLYPKRDKFAQVGATIFDLAFTLRTAIEGTVASQYKTEGEEYDIKVKLSEESVDSPEEIGNIPVVTPYGTYRISQLADVEFTSGLNKIIHRDKYTTIRFSGSSAKDVPEGTVAAGIRQKLAEVKLPEGYRISWGGSISELQDTTIEMLRVFIIAVLLTYMLLAAILESFVQPLYILLTLPLALIGVFLAVYISGQTMNIFSMMAIIMLVGIVVNNAILLLDYTNQLRKKGMKATEALIEACPTKLRPILMASFAIMLGMLPMALGIGSAGKEFRQAIGIVSIGGIFVSMFLTLIVIPSVYNIFTRRKHG, encoded by the coding sequence ATGATTTTATCAAAACTATCAATCAATCGTCCGGTTATGATCACAATGATTATACTTGTCTTCATCGTGTTCGGGCTTCTTGCTTATTTCAGCTTACCCTTGAATCTCATGCCAGATGTCGAATTTCCCTTTGTGACGGTTCAGGTGATATATCCTGGTGCAGGACCGCTTGAGATTGAATCTCAGGTAGTAAAAAAGATCGAAGATGCGATCTCGACCATCAGCAGGATTGATTATATTGAATCTTACGCGGTTGAGAACTTCGGATTTGTACTCATACGTTTCGAGCTTGGAAAAGATGTGAACATTGCTAGCCAGGAGGTGAAGGACAAGATTGAAGCAATAAAAAACAATCTGCCATCAGACGCAGAAAGTCCTGTGATTTCACGTTTTGATGTTAATGCATCACCCATCATGAACCTTGTGTTCACGGGGAATATACCTGGAACTGAATTATATGAAATCGCAGATAAGCTACTCAAAGACAGGTTGTCACAGATTGAAGGTGTTGCTCAGGTCGAATTAAGCGGGGGACGAGAACGGGAAATACACATAGAACTGGATGAGAAAGTAGTGTTTCAGAATGAAATATCATTACCACAACTCGCACAGATCCTCGCAGCTCATAATATTGATATGCCTGGTGGTTCATTTACAAAAGCAGATCAGGAATATTCCGTTCGTCTTAATGGGCGGTTTGAAGATATTAAAACTCTTGAGGAACTTGAAATACCAACACATTATGGGGTGAAACAACTTAGGCAGATCGCAGAGATCAAGGATACTGGATCTGATGTTCGTCAGCGTACAACTTATTTCAATAATCTTGAAAACTACAAGCAAGAAAATGTGATCAAGATCGATATTATAAAGAGTGTTGACGGTAATCCGGTTGAGATATCAGATCAGGTTCGGAAAGAGCTGCCAGGTATCCGAGCTTTGATTCCTGATAATACTGAGTTATCAATAATCGATGATGATGCAGACTTTATTCAAGCTGCAGTGGACGATACCCTTGGAAACATTATTCTAGGAATCGTTCTCACGGGTATTATACTTTTCTTCTTCCTGCATGATCTCCGTTCAACGATCATTGTTGCACTCGCAATGCCTACATCGATCATCTCAACATTCCTGCTGCTTCAGATCTCAGGTTTTACTATAAATGTGCTGACACTTATGGGGCTCTCAACAGCAGTGGGAATACTTGTGACGAACTCGGTTGTAGTAATCGAGAATATTTTCAGGCATATCAGAATGGGAAATCGAAGAAAAGAAGCTGCGAATAAAGGAACTTCAGAGATAGCAGTTGCAGTATTTGCTTCGACCCTGACGAATATTGTCGTATTTCTTCCTCTGGCAACAATGGGTTCGATCGCAGGTCAGTTCTTCAAAGAATTTGCTCTCACCGTTACATTTGCTACAGTTTTCTCACTTTTGATATCCTTTACTCTCACTCCAATGCTGGCATCATTGATACTTCCTGAGGATCATGATAAAAAGAAAGGCAAAGTTGCTCATTGTTTTGATCGCATGTTCGATCAGCTTGATAATTTCTATAAGAATGTTCTTAGAATATTACTTCGTAGAAAGCTTATAAGTGGTGGTGCAATAGTTATAGCATTTATTCTCTTTGTGTTGAGTTTCGGGGTCGCCAGCAGAATAGGATTTGAGTTTATGCCTAATCTTGATGAAGGAAATCTGTCAATTGATGTTGAGTTACCTCAGGGGTACAGTCTGCAGGAAACAGCAGAGGTCTTCCAGGCAATTGAAGAAAGAATAACTACTCATCCTGAAGTGAAACATATGATCGCGAATATTGGTTCTCAGGGATGGGTGGATAAAGCCACAAATCTCGGTAGTGCAGAAGTTAAACTCGTTGATGTAGATAAAAGAGATTTTTCTACAAATGATATGATAGCTCTTCTGATGCAGGATGTAGCGGATATTCCGAACGCAAAGATCAATGTACATGCGGAATCTGGAATTGGTGGAGGAGGTATAGAGTTCTTTCTGCAGGGTCAGGTTATCGAAATACTTGAAGAACTAAAGAATGAGATCGTCGAAAAATGTGCTGACGTATATGGACTGGAAAATTTTGATAACAGTTCTCGCGCTGGTAAACCTGAGATCACACTATATCCGAAGCGTGATAAATTTGCCCAGGTAGGTGCTACAATTTTTGACCTTGCCTTTACATTGAGAACAGCGATAGAAGGAACCGTTGCTTCGCAATACAAAACGGAAGGTGAAGAATATGATATTAAAGTGAAGCTGTCTGAAGAATCTGTTGATTCGCCAGAAGAGATTGGTAATATTCCTGTTGTAACACCTTATGGTACCTATAGGATTTCACAACTTGCTGATGTAGAATTTACTTCAGGATTGAATAAGATCATTCACCGGGATAAATATACTACTATAAGGTTTAGCGGTTCTTCTGCAAAAGATGTACCCGAAGGTACAGTGGCAGCTGGCATACGACAAAAACTTGCTGAAGTAAAGTTGCCGGAAGGTTACCGAATAAGCTGGGGTGGAAGTATTAGCGAACTTCAGGATACCACAATTGAAATGCTTCGTGTCTTCATCATTGCAGTACTCCTTACCTATATGCTTCTTGCTGCAATCCTTGAGAGCTTTGTACAGCCACTGTATATTCTGTTAACCTTACCATTGGCTTTGATCGGTGTGTTCCTAGCAGTTTATATCTCAGGACAGACCATGAATATCTTTTCGATGATGGCAATCATCATGCTGGTGGGTATTGTGGTGAACAATGCAATCCTGCTGCTGGATTATACAAACCAGCTTCGGAAAAAGGGCATGAAAGCGACAGAAGCACTTATCGAAGCATGTCCCACCAAGTTACGTCCAATCCTCATGGCGAGTTTTGCTATTATGCTGGGTATGCTTCCAATGGCGCTGGGAATCGGTTCGGCAGGTAAGGAATTCAGGCAAGCAATCGGAATTGTGAGTATCGGTGGTATCTTTGTCTCAATGTTTCTCACTCTAATTGTGATACCCTCAGTATATAACATCTTTACCCGTCGAAAACATGGATAA